The stretch of DNA GGATCATATACATCACTGCTGTTCCCggaaaaaagtaataataattcacCCTCACAACTGTAGAAAAATAATGCAAATCTTTAATCTATGTGCCAAAACAGTTTTATCTCTTCACCAGCAATTCTTAACtgaatattttgaaattttaattaaaaaagaaacgCTGAAATttattgtgacagttgccaaaataattagtaaattaaataatCCAGTAATTTATTACAAACATTTGCATTAATTAGTAAAGTTCTGTTCTATCTCATAAGCATTGACAAATTACAAATCATGAGGCATAAAATTAATACTAAGGAAGATGCAGGTTCCTCGCTAGCTGTTAtatgatttatatatatgttatgcATTACAATCATCCAAACTTAATAGtagtatattataattatttaaactgATCGAGGACcctaaaatattaaattcagAAACAAGGGATCATGCACATGCAAAATGATTAATTGCCAACCTCGTTTTGCTGGAACCTTGTTATCTAAaatcataacaataattaaGAAGGTCCACGTACATgaatatacaaaataaacaatttttCTTGTAATAGTATATatgaaacaataataataagcaGTAATCAAGTTAACTAGCAAtgtaagaaagaaattaataataaattgaaaacAAGGAACACAAGTTGGtggataataaaagaaaaacagaaagccGAGGAACCAAAGCATGCATTTTCCCACCCTTATGTCACACATCCCTAGATTAGTAGAAGATGACTGATATGAAAAGTCAAGCTTTAtattatactataaaaaatataatatataactttaattaaccctatttatattatattatatgctTTTGTCTTCTTTGATCAAATTGTTGATGATCATCTCCGAACTCCACTCTTTTCTTTGAGACATGAGAGGAAAGTGAAGAAGCTATGGAGGGTTCAGATAATTGTGGCCATCACTacttgaaatttgaaaagatgaaTCCTCCTTTTTATCATCAATCTAATCTACTACTCCATCCTCATCACTGAGCTTTCGAATCATGTCTCTCACATACACAATACAATTCATATATAAGTGACTGTACTTGCCATCAACTGTTCAAACCTTCTGTTCCTCAGCTTTCTGTCCCATCCACCAATATTCCCAAAAGGAATGTGGGCACTCCTTTGGTTTTGCTTCCAATCAACCAgcactctttctctctcttttttccttttcattttcaCTCTCTTGTAACTGTTGTTGTTCtggtaaataacaagaaaagaaaaaggtttgaaaatctctctctcaaatcatcaaatctTCTTCCATAGGCCGCATGACCCATTTCAAAGACAACACTGATGATCAATTAGAAGATGATTATgtattcattattttatttaataaagtgCAATTTTTTCGttttcaacaaaaaatacactttattgtataataataaaataataaatacataattgaCTAGTACTAGAAAAATGAATCAGTTTAAAGAAAACCATAACATAAGAGAGGTGTATATATAACATGACCTTCAATAATGATGATATTGCACCACAATGTAATTAACTACTAGAGGGTGCTTTTTTCATGTGATTTTGAAGGTCTTTGTTATAACCTTCCCTTATTATTAGGTTCTTCAAATGATGAGTTGTTGTTATTAGTGTCTCCTGAAGACCAATTATCAAAGAGATTGAATGGATCTAAGGCCTTGGATTCCCTTTGAttatcaccaccaccaccaccaccaccacctgcATTGAAACCTTGATGACTACTGAACAACAGGTTCAATGGATCAGCTTCAATTTCTCCCAAATCTGCAAAGAAATCCTCAGAAGATTGGTTATTGTTATTACTACCCTCTTCAATCATTGATGGCTTGTATGAAAGTCCATCACTgaattcttcatcattatccAACTCAAGCTCAAGATCATGATtgctatgatgatgatgatccaTCTCTTCCTTCACTACTGAAGCACTCCCTCCTTGACTGTTGTTGTTGCCTCTCTCATGCTGCTGATTATTATTCTCCTCCTTTGGCTTGTTATTATTACCAGAAACCTTTGAGGTTTCTGAATTCTTTGAAGAAGCAATATTAGCATTGGTGTTGTTCTTGGATGGCTGAGACCTTGTTGAACCAGCAAGAGCGTTTCTCTGAGTAGGCCATGGATGATTATGCTCTGAAGTGTAAGTAATAACAAGCATGTTTGGGTCTGTTCTGCTCCTCTCTACTTGTTTCCTTGCTGAACAACCCTTTGAGCTGCTGCATCTATAATAtcccctaataataataaaaataaataataattaatgtcACAGCCTTATTCATCTTAAGAAACACAAATTTAACCTCTCTATCACCAACAATAATCAAAGTGTATAACTTTGATAAATTGACAATGTCATTTCTtcaatcaataataattaaaaggaGATATTGCTTTTAACTTTGGGTTGCTAAAGAAATTAACTGAAGCTTGTTGAATAGTATGTGGTTGTGTTTTTTAAAACCTCGAAGGTGTGAGAGTGTTGAATGGTCAAGAAACATGGAAGAGACACAGTAGTACACtgcaagaaattgatgatttcaGTTATAGGTCAGCAATATTATATAACTTACTATAAGAATACATACACATATTGATAGTAATATGTGTacattattaattgttgcatCTAGCTAgcgtgtttttactttttaattaatatttgatGGATGTTATTGTAATTAATAAGGaggtaaagaaaaagaaattaagaatgtGAATGAAGTAGTTACCTTGGATAAGGTGAACCTTTGATAGGTTTCTGACCGTATTTCCTCCAAGCCCACAAATCTGAAGGAACAACCTCTCCAGTTTGTCTGCTGTTTGCAGCTGCTGGTGCAGGAATACACACCACCTTTTTCGCCTGATTCTTCCTGCACATACAACACATACATTTAATTTAActcaattaatttaatttaattactttatgttatacatattatatagtGTAACATTTACATGGCATATCAAGTAAGAtctcaaaaatattattatttttgaaaattgaagagCAAGCAAGGGGGTTAAGTTTTTGTCCGTATGATGGTGGATGACGATGAAATGAATAGGACATTTCAGGTGGGAAAAGAAAAGTAGCTGGTCGAAACAATTAACTGCTTGAAAGCTCAGTTTTTGCATAGCTATAGCGCAGGTAACTGTACCTTTTCAGGTGGATTAAACCCTACgaaacaaagaaacaaagaaacaaTTGAATCTCCCTCCAAACCAAACTAATTGAAGCGGAGTCTGTGTGTATGTGCAGTCAACGGAAACAAATTTGGAAAAcataaggaaaagaaaaatacactTAAATGAATGAATTCAACAAGTACCTAACTCATGCCAAACCCTATTTTCTCTACAGTAACACCCGGCCCCAAAATTATATATACTACAtcagaattaaaattaaaaatttaattctcGAGTtctcgaataataataataataattaattaatttgtatgcttttttttttctttttggtttcaCAAAATTCATcataagaaaaacaaggaaGAATACCTGCGCTTAAGAGCGGGATTGCGCGGAGATGAGATCTGAAGTGCGGAAGCGTTGTCGAGAAGATGGCAATCTTGCTTGTTGGAGGGGATTGATGTTGCATTGACCATGGCGTTAACATTTGAGAGCatagaaggaggagaagaagaagaggaagagatgGCTAATTTtgaagaagacgaagaggaacaagaagaagaagtgttATTAGTGCTGGGAGAGATCTGAATCATGTTCGAGAATATGTTGTTGCAGctaattgaagaagaagaggaagaagaagaggaggaggaagatcTCATGTCATGTTGAAGGTGTGCACCACCATAACTGTTATAACATGGAGTAGGCAAGGTAGGCGGCGGCGGCGGCAGCGGTGGCGGTGGTAGCGGTGGTTCTTCGAAGTAAGAGGAGGAAGAAGTAGGAGGGATGTGGAGCTGGTGAAGGAAAGGATCTCTCATGGTTGAAAATGGATCCCCAAAGTAGCAGGCGGTGGTATCGTTTTCAAGTTGCTGTTGCCAGTGATATGAAGAGGGCGGTTCATCGGAAGCAGTGGCAGCACCGCCGTATGGTCCTCCACGGAGTATATCGGTTAAATCACCCTGATGcttgtaattattattattctccaTTGGTGCCCTGACGCTACTGCTGCACATGCTTTTTCCACCTTCTCCGTTAACAATGAAGAACGAAGTGCTTCTATTCTGTTGTCATGTGGAAGACGTGAAGAATTGAAGCATGCAAGGATATTGAGTAATTCAGTTGGTTACGCCGTTACGGGGTTATGAATATATAGGATTAGAGTGTTTTTGTGGGGAGAGTTATTATGGCTATTAAGAAGCACGAAAAAGCAAATTAAATTACAGTAGCTTTATACAGATAcacctttctttcttttctcgaTTCTCAAACAAAAGAGGATATGAGGAGGTTTATacgaagaagaacaagagagagaAGACGCTGACTTTTCACACATAAACACCTCCATCCCACTCCCACACACGCAACTTGagcagagagagagaaagagaacccatttttaaaactaaacaaCAAACAAATGGGTACCTCTGTGTATTAGTATAATACTAATAAACTAAACACAAGTGTAAGCAAGGCAACCTTATTGGTTCctttaaatattatttcatttaattaaCCTCCATCTTACTCTTAGCTTCCGTCCAATTTCACAAATAATACTATAATGATGACAGTTTATAAAAAAGACACAAGTGTAGAGGTGAGAGATAGATATAAGAAGAAGCAGGATCCAAGGGTCAAATTGTGCCACTGTGTTTGTTAATAATGAttatatatgaaaaagaagaaaggggttGTAGAATGGTCATTTCCATGAAACAATTGACAAGAAACAAAAGAGGCGGCAAGTAGCCGCATTTCTCGGAGAAACGTTTCGACCCATTCAATCACCTCCTCACTCtcatttctttctctctttctatcTTTCCATAAAGAAAAGAATGTTTTTGAACATGCCACTCATGCATCTTTTGGCATATATGTAACTAGCTATATGTAAGGGTTTTTccttctttataaataaatcAACCATACCACTATCTCAAAATTTCCACAGCTCTTCCAACAATTTCATATATACAAATTcagttttctctttttcaaccCAAACAAGGACCACCTATTACAAAATTTAGGGTATTTTTTTTCCCTCCAGATAATATTTTTTCCGTGAAAACTTTTAAAAGTAGATTTTGTGTAAATGCTCTAGTTGTTAGATACATAATTATTTctgtatatttaatatttggaaaagtctaggggaccagcagttttgttgaattttggccagcatgtaaccagcagaggaaggtgagccattggatgaaatctcacaccaatctcacaccgtcaaatcatcattgatggctagttgatggctaacaatcacaaaaattgctggcccctagcattgctcttaatatttaataatttaatctttaaaaaaatcatttataatATCAGTAATATCTAAcctttaatcaaaatttaaaacttaaaatttaataatttgttgACAGAGCaaaaatttattacataaaCTTCACATTATATGCAAAAGACGGTAAGTGAGATTAGTATAATGGTGGTCCGATGAAGAATAGTGAAcaaaaaatcttcaaaaataaaattaaaagaagaagtaTTTACGAATATAGATAATTTGATTATCTGTTTAAAATTGATCCAACTCCGTTATATTGATTCTAGACTTTATGGATAATTGAGTACAATGGAGTCAGACTCAATTAAATCGAATTTTAATTGGTTTAGGTATTAGTTTTGGAATCACAAAATTTGAACTAACTTAATTATCCAAttagtttaatattaattaaaaaatattatctgaACTAATTTAATCCGGATTTAAtcgatttaaatttatttaaaaaaagctCAACTTCGAACTAatccaaaccaattaaaatttaataaatttaattatcattttattcCAAATCCGAATCAATCCGATCTATGTGAACatcctaaaaaaatattaaatgatcaAAACAATCAGAATGTAAAAAGTGGCTTTAAAAGCCATGTTCAAGTGAGTGTGAGAGATAGATGTATGTGTACGTCAAGTAGAGGAGGTGTTGTGCCTACATGATGAGTTAACCAATAGTCCAAAAGAGAGTATTTTGCATATTAGcgtttttaaataataataataataataataataataataataataataataataataggtaTACGGACCTAAAGATGATATGAAAAGTTATATTTATGTTAGAATGTAATAAATACAGGTAAAGATAATTGACAAATTCATATATCTTGTCCACAATGGAGATAATGTAATTCTAAAACTTGTTCTCTTGAGATAAGAATACATACCCTGTATATATCTaatcaaatttgtaattttCTATGATAATCAAACCACAATACTCTTATAACTGCTTATCCAGTTTTTCATAACAAGTCAAAATATTTTGTCTTAAATCAGTCCATTGTTAGCTAGAGACTGCATTGTGTTCAACACATTCCTATTCAAGATCATTAGTTGATAGATACACTAACGAAAATCTCTTTCTACACCCACCTAGCTTTCTCAAATTAATTAGGGACAAACTAAAATTAGTTCTGTGTTATTAGTTGATTTGTTAGTTATGTTAGTTGTGACAGCTACCAGAAACAGGTTTCAACATGTTTCTCAAAAAACACagaaaattgtttattttttacttctacattttttaaaagtataaagaaataactccaaaaataaaataagttgttattttctttaaataaaagtaCTGATTTCTCTATGAAAGCTTAAACAAATGAACCCTGTATAAGGTTAGTTTAGAGTATGGACTAAAATTACATTGGTCTTTTACgttgaaactaaattaaatagttTTATAccaatgagttataactcaaatggcatagtctTCCCATACTCACCTAAAAAGTCGCAGATTTGAGTCTTCCTAtctttggttaaaaataaataaataaataaaaataaaaaataaatggttcTATTAGAGAAAATGCGGCTCTTTAATTCTGTGATGTTTAATTTGCATTAATATCTCACAACTTATTGCTATGTTTACCAGTATAATCAATGTTCTGTTTGAGATAAGTTATTATTGttacttaattaatttcatGTATCATGTTTAAtgttattcctttttattttaataacgaTAATAatgttaaagaaataaaaaaaaatcaaaatttgtcttatttaatatttattattgttagaattaataaagactaaataaaataattttaaactatttttgactaatttttttttgttatcaaatatttCTGTTTTCATTTGACATTGAAAATAATCGATAATGTTAGATAGAAAAAAATCAGCCAGAATAATTTAgcttattctatatttattaattgttaataattaattaatactaaataaaataaattgtaatttttttggttaatttttttactaaatattttaaaaaaataattaatgctATTTAGAAATTGTGATTACTAATATATAATTGCATTATAACTTTACAAGGTTGATGAGGAAGATGTTTATGGTAATTAACGTGGTGTTGAAAGCAAAAAACAAATGATGGGAGAATGTAACAGGGTTTTGATGGGAGTGAAGATAGAATGAAACAGTTATGAATTGGAACTTTATTGAAGGTCTTATGGACACTTAGTAGTGTTGTTTAATTTGGTATACCAAAATTAGGTAAACAGGACCATATATATTCCATCACACACTATCTGactaaagtttgaatctttttaACCACAAAAAAAGTAATTTAACTCTGGCCCTATATATAGGAAAAGATTGATGGCACATGTGCCATATATATacgtaaaaaataattaataataatgaatttCAATAATGTGAACGTATTTTCtctataaaaaaagaattaaatatgTGGCCCTATATATACCACATTAGATTAGATATTTGATAATGCCTGTCTTATGTTAGGTATGAAGTCTATGAATTTGAAGGGACATGTGAAAACTACTGTCAATAATTCTTTCGGGTAAAAACTTTTTCCAAacttctattttttcaaaatattgatattgatattgatatcaTATTATCCTATAGCTAGCTATATACATTCATTGTACATGCCAACTTTTAGCATACATTAAAACACATCTAATTACACGTGTCTAATCATTTCCCTTTATGTAATAGAtttagatgaaaaaaaatatcGAATAAAGTAGAAATTTAAGTGCAACCGACTTTACGTAAAATTATAGTTGaaaattgttagataaaaatttagtcaaattatttaacggcttttaattatcaattttacgtaaaattgattgtacgtgaagtcgactgcacctgaattttcacaATTGAATAAAGATGATCTATATTTCCTAAAGCAAAGCTACACACTAAGACAGCATGCTCATTATTcgcatcatttttttaatttcagagaaaaaatttatcatcagtaattttaatttatattaatccTATAATATTACTAATACTTATATGCCACATTGTAAAATTATATTACACGTATGTTTTATAGTGTATAATTGAATAGTGTGAAGTgtataagttattattttactaaattttatttaattaagtgtcttaaaaaattacaaaaactgAGATAGATTAAAGAATTATGTTATTGTTGTATTTTTTCGTTTTCAACAACTTTTTTTTACTTCTTTATATtttgctatatatataaaatttctgtgtttttatttaataatttatatatttaaaaaaagtatttttgttaaatttttttatgtatttataaaaagTTTGTGTGTTTCATAAAACTTTTATACttctattattaaaaaaataaaaccagtaatttgtttagaaatttagttaaaatttaatcACAAAAATACTTATTTACTATTTCTCATTATGATTTACTACTACAAATTTATGCAAAAATTTTGAAACGTATTTATAATAATCAAACTTTTAttagaagaaaaattaaattaatatgaaAATATGATTATCCAAATAGAcaacataatatataaattaaaactaaaccaTTTCTTTTGCTTTTACAATTGTTTATCACCATTTTTTGTGTCACTCTCAAGATTTTGCATACCGTAGACAAAAGTTGCATTCATAGACAAATTCATGGAAGGAATGCACCGTCATAATTGTTAATAACATAATATACATTTTCTAATTAAACGCTATGAAAGTTGCACCCATACGCAAAGTAATTAAGCAAGGCAAGTGTTCAATTAGTATCAAAATCATGTTTATGAAATAATACTATTAGTCTCTTTCATCCTCTTTGTTTTtctctaaaaaagaaaaaagataattttgtcATTACAGTTACTGTCGTTTTCTTCTGCTTAGCTTGTTCTTTGTGTTATGCATATATTAGTATATAAATCTTAATTACAATTGTGAATGAACATGTCATGGTGATAGCTGTGATAAAATGATAATCAACTTACATAGTAATCCTTTATTTACACGTCATCATCGGGAAtttagattaattaattatgtcaTCGTACGAAGAATATAAGAAATCACTTTTTAAGTAGCCTATGttagcattatttttttttattgtaaaactatttttttattttatttttttcaaacaatttaagatttaaagttagaatttaattaaagtttagattttaaaatttagtaaaaaaaattaactgatGTTAGTCCAAAAAATAACTcccttattaaatttttaaaatatatatagtttcaTCTAGAGGTGGAGTAATGGTTAAGAGTATTTATATCCAAACCGATTTAAATTAAACCgtttattcaattcaattcaaattgaAGATCGATTAAAATCGCACTAATTtggatttgattggattttattttttgtaaattgcTGGATCGAATCGGATTTCAAATCTATTTTTCATAATCGATATCCAGTCCAATCAAAATCGCATAATGTGTTATAAACTTATtataatgttattattttattattatatttacaattatatttataatttgttcaatttgttatgtatttttatattattcacgtattattattattatttaataaatattttatgttcaaaatgtgatttatttatttattttaattaatctataattttatttttattgttatgttatcattgatttttaaaatattattgagactttttatgttattgttggttatttaaattttgattttaagatttgttataaatatttaatttttttaatttagaaaacTTCAAATCCATCCAATTCAAACTGTTTAAAATTGAATTAGGTcgaacttttttaaaaaaaaatcatccaatCTAAATTACaccacaaataaaattaatattcggATCAAATGAGTTTTTGACTCAAAACCTATTCAAACCACACAACTCCGATCCCCTAGTAATGGCCATTAAGCAagcttattattttatttaatttatatcgtCACATTTATATATAATACTACGTCTAAACTACTAAATAGTGACTAATAATAAAGACAATGGAATAGAGCCGAGGAATAACAAATATTCAAAGTATATCAATTTTCATCCATAAAAATTCTGTTGATCTTAATTATTATCGATTGAACATTAGATCCTGCGCGTGTTGAGTGAGTGAATGTATGTGTTTATGCTATTGAGAGCACTTAGGTCCACTTATTATTACTCCATATTCAAAGTCAAACTGAGCTGACTTCACATCTAtccctaaaatttttaatttctctctttatttttggttaaGTCTTTATTACTTTAActagtatttttgttaataacgatattatgaaaatataaaatcaaactactttaTAAAAATATCGCAAGAgataaaaattttcattaacTAAAAAGATTGGGTCtctttgtaaataaaaaaatcaaataataaatttttagttattatttttatataaaagagtttaattttttactaataattaattttataaatNNNNNNNNNNNNNNNNNNNNNNNNNNNNNNNNNNNNNNNNNNNNNNNNNNNNNNNNNNNNNNNNNNNNNNtaaaattattttttaattataaatttaatgtattttttataattttatgaatttatttaaattatattattttattaattttattttttataaaatagtaaaggagagggagagggagatagagaatgaaaaagaaagagaatgagagagaaagataaaaaataagaaagagagaagaaatttgttaattttgaaaaaaatattttattttaattataataaaagaatatcTTAGGAGAGATTTGCTTTGTCAAATTagcaatataaaatataaattataagttatCTATAGAATGGGAAGAGTAGAGTTAGAGAAATAGAGAAGAAGAGATGGataaaaagagaatgaaagaaGGAAATTTACTAAAtttagacaaaaatattttatatcaattttaatGAAACACTgttatttgatatattttacttgttaaattagtaatatcatatagctatattttaattttaattttaatttattgataataatatataagagaGATAAAATGAGAGtgaagaaatgagaaagaaatCACGCTAAAGGggagaaggaggagaaaaaaaaagtttttaatattaaaagaaaaaatttaatttcaatcgtaatgaaaaaatgatacatgatatattttgattataaaattaataatatataataaataataaatttgagccacttttgattattttatcattattacTCTAATTAAAAGCATGCTCACTTTTCATCATATTGTGAGGTCACAACTTGATGATATATAAAGCATTATTGATGAATGATAGAGCTAGCTAGCTCATAAGCTAGATATGATAGATGATAtaggtatatatatattgggagtgtaattaaataatattttaagagccaaattaattagttaaacaATCCACATATGGAGACTAAGGACGGCTTTTTGCGGGGTAAAATCAAACATCTAAAAGTGATTATGATGAGATTGTGGGATGCGATTAACATGTCGGAGTGATAATGGACAATCATTAATAAATTGAGAAAACCCTAAATACAAAACCTagcatatattatatatataaatctgTTGGCTTATTAGTAACTTCATGTAAAGGGTCATATTAATGTGTATGCCGGTTATTTGGTTCCAAAAGTTAATTAGGTCTTGCATTGGGTTTAGGTGTATCTAACTATAAATATATAAGTAATAATAACAGgttcaaattaaagataatgcTGAAAGAATCATCTTGTCTCGTTGATAAAATGATACAAAACATGATAAGACACTTTTGAAggctcttattttattttatcaatttcacTTTAGACAAAGAAGGCATAGGTTTCTAAACGtttctataatttaatttaatttaatttaatttaatttaatttcctcCCCTTCCACCACCACTACTctgttattttgttttcatgCGTGAAAAATTAAACTATGATGTGGCCATGTTGTGGGGACAAAGAACTGGCCCTTGgttttgtttttactttttataataattttgaagTTTTTCTTCAAAGGGCCAATGATCATAGAGAGAATCACCGACCTCTTATGTTTGATGAGACATTTTGAGAATCTACCACATATATATAGGTAAGACAACACCATTGCTCccttatctttttctatctaTCTAATAAGgagccttttttttttcttttggttagAATCTATAGggccttttatttatttgtgccacgtgtataatttttttttataattaaatttaattaagttggtataaatctaataaaaaaaatgtgtatgcattactattttttttatttctgcgATATACAAATTTATGTTAGATAGtacaaaaatttattgatataatacacaaattttttaaaaatataaaattttacatataatacaaatttattaatatagcatacaaatttttatgcatagcatatatatttttgtatatagcacataaatttttgtatataatacaaatttttactgcgaatgtattttgttagttaagtgagtcaatattttagatatgtaattctctaaaaaattttatactacacataaaaaattctatgatatgcacaatatttttttattgtacatcaaaatttatgtattttgcgTATTTTATTGGTTAGATGTCAATGTTTTGAACATgtgatctttaaaaaaat from Arachis duranensis cultivar V14167 chromosome 4, aradu.V14167.gnm2.J7QH, whole genome shotgun sequence encodes:
- the LOC107483275 gene encoding probable WRKY transcription factor 35; protein product: MCSSSVRAPMENNNNYKHQGDLTDILRGGPYGGAATASDEPPSSYHWQQQLENDTTACYFGDPFSTMRDPFLHQLHIPPTSSSSYFEEPPLPPPPLPPPPPTLPTPCYNSYGGAHLQHDMRSSSSSSSSSSSSISCNNIFSNMIQISPSTNNTSSSCSSSSSSKLAISSSSSSPPSMLSNVNAMVNATSIPSNKQDCHLLDNASALQISSPRNPALKRRKNQAKKVVCIPAPAAANSRQTGEVVPSDLWAWRKYGQKPIKGSPYPRGYYRCSSSKGCSARKQVERSRTDPNMLVITYTSEHNHPWPTQRNALAGSTRSQPSKNNTNANIASSKNSETSKVSGNNNKPKEENNNQQHERGNNNSQGGSASVVKEEMDHHHHSNHDLELELDNDEEFSDGLSYKPSMIEEGSNNNNQSSEDFFADLGEIEADPLNLLFSSHQGFNAGGGGGGGGDNQRESKALDPFNLFDNWSSGDTNNNNSSFEEPNNKGRL